The following proteins are co-located in the Dromiciops gliroides isolate mDroGli1 chromosome 2, mDroGli1.pri, whole genome shotgun sequence genome:
- the SCGB3A2 gene encoding secretoglobin family 3A member 2, whose protein sequence is MKLGHLFLFVTFAICSYSATAVFFNSGSLPVKSMIPLDTILSVIDPLKMVLKTLGISVEHLVEGLRRCVDELGPEASEAVKKLLEALSHLV, encoded by the exons ATGAAGCTGGGCCATCTCTTTCTGTTTGTAACCTTTGCTATCTGCAGCTACTCTG ctaCTGCAGTCTTCTTCAACAGTGGGTCTCTTCCTGTCAAAAGCATGATTCCCCTGGACACGATCCTTTCTGTTATAGACCCACTGAAAATGGTCTTGAAAACACTGGGCATCTCTGTAGAGCACTTGGTCGAAGGGCTGAGGAGATGTGTGGATGAGCTGGGGCCTGAGGCTTCTGAAGCTGTGAAAAAACTGCTG GAGGCTTTGTCCCACTTGGTATGA